The following are encoded together in the Ranitomeya imitator isolate aRanImi1 chromosome 4, aRanImi1.pri, whole genome shotgun sequence genome:
- the HAND1 gene encoding heart- and neural crest derivatives-expressed protein 1: protein MNIIGSYQHHHHHMMPEPYIFTPGSRCHQDRPFFQGWVLNPGEVSPSEFATQPPYSPEYGTVGPAQGSSSSRLEALGGRLARRKGVPPKKERRRTESINSAFAELRECIPNVPADTKLSKIKTLRLATSYIGYLMDVLAKDNEPGGTEGFKAELKKMDNRDCKRKREAQSEGVWSAAPQGEKKIKGRTGWPQQVWALELNP from the exons atgaacATCATTGGGAgttaccagcatcatcatcatcacatgATGCCAGAACCTTATATCTTCACCCCTGGCTCTAGATGCCACCAGGATAGACCTTTCTTCCAAGGATGGGTCCTAAATCCAGGGGAAGTGTCCCCTTCAGAATTTGCCACCCAACCTCCCTATAGCCCTGAGTATGGCACAGTGGGTCCTGCCCagggcagcagcagcagccgcctggAGGCTCTAGGGGGTCGACTGGCAAGGAGGAAAGGAGTGCCCCCCAAAAAGGAAAGGAGAAGGACAGAAAGTATCAACAGTGCGTTTGCGGAACTCAGAGAATGTATCCCCAATGTACCAGCCGATACCAAGCTCTCCAAAATAAAGACCCTCAGGCTGGCCACCAGCTACATAGGCTACCTGATGGACGTCCTGGCAAAGGACAATGAACCTGGGGGCACAGAGGGGTTCAAAGCCGAACTGAAGAAAATGGATAATAGAGACTGTAAGCGGAAAAGAGAAGCT CAAAGTGAAGGAGTTTGGAGTGCTGCACCCCAAGGAGAGAAGAAAATAAAGGGAAGGACGGGGTGGCCACAACAGGTCTGGGCCTTAGAATTAAACCCATAG